Part of the Carassius auratus strain Wakin unplaced genomic scaffold, ASM336829v1 scaf_tig00214327, whole genome shotgun sequence genome is shown below.
ACCCACGTGAGAGCAAGGATGGATTTCCAGACTCCCTCCACACTGCCAGATCTGAAAAACCCCCAAGACAGGAAACGGATTAGACATCCGAAATAATCCGTAGGCATCTTTTTAGGCATTATAGGCATATTTGAAATTAGGCAGGTCCATTATGCTGCCTCCTAAGGACCCCTGAATATGATATTTCTCCAGGTGAATTTTTTCTTGTACAGACCCATTTATACCATGTGAGAAAAATATTCTTTGTGATactgtaattaaaattaaacaattgcATACTTGGGTTTTGTAACAGTCATTATATTAAAGCCAaagcattttattcttaaaatacaatcaggtaaatatttaatttctcttAAATTGTCTGGGTATCTTTTTCTCCTTATTATTAAAGTATAGTTAAAATATAATGCCTGAAGTGAAACAATTTccatttttaattcaaatgtattcGATAACGCTTAAATAATAAGAGTAAATATTGCTCCAACTCAACTTTACAGACAAAATTGCCTTAATATCCCCAGTGAGCAAGCTAAAGGACAGTGTTGAGAGGAAAAAGAAAACTCTCTAGAAGAAAAGATGCTTTATTACACTGCATGTAGATTTGTTTTAAAACCTGTTAAAAATTATGATTAAACATCATGATTAAttgaaacaattttaaacagtatgACAGTCTGTCATATCGCACTGACAGAGCAAGCTGTCTGGTCTTTGAGCAATCTTGCTGAAATATGATTAAAACGCAGCTCCTGGCATTCAAGGCACTCAAAACACAAGTGAAACATTTCTGTCTATGTACCAGCGTTGCAATGCTTCAGGCGATGAGCTGAGTAATGAGAGGAATAATGAGTAAGTAAATGCTGCATAAACATTGAAGGTCGCTTTATTCATCATGTTAGCTGACAGACACTTAATAAAGGCACAGACTGACCTCCTAACTTTGTGTGACTCATCACACAGTTTTCAAACTAGGATTGTGACTATCTGCCGAAAGGCATTCTCCCATCAGGAAACCAAATCTTGGGGAGAAACGATaggaaaaaaaatttatacataaaaaaacaaaaaaaaaaacaaaggttcaACAAACCGCACTTACTCTGAATGAGAACTCCAGGTTCTCTCCACCCCACACCTCCATTCCTGTGTCATATGTGCCCAGGTAATGAAAGTACTTCTTGTTGACTGCAAACAAACCCCCAGCCATCGTAGGAGATCTGGATCAAAGCAACAGACAGAAATATTTCTGTGCTTCTACTAGGGAAATTACAGTAACGTCCACATTTTTTCTTGGACATGTCCTGCctgagatttaaaaatgtaaaatcttttggcattatacattatatatatacacgtgtattTGCATTTGACCATATCTGTACATTAGATCCCATCTTCTTGCATGCCACGATTGGACAATTATGTACTCTGCCTCCAcactattggtcaaactacttgtCAGTCATTACCTTTAGGAAGtatgaaaacaataaatacaacaaaacaaagccaaaaaaaaatctgacattttaggCAATTCTCAGCCAGGACACGTCCAGGAAAATGAGGACATATGGTCAGTAAGGCAGGGTTATATACATAAAGGCAGGGTTTACAGTTGTTTCATTGCAGTTATttgcataaacatttaatttggagagaaaacattcaaatatgtTCACCTAAATGGTCCCGTTGCCTGAAACATTGTCATAAAaatcaaatcacacacacaaaaaaatcattattcagtcaatgctgaaaatgtaatGACATATCAACCAAATCATTGTTTTCCATTTGGTGCAACCATGAAGCGCAGACCTGATGACATCAGTGGGAGAACTTCTGCGTTTCTGTTCATGTTCTGGGATAGTGTGCCACGTGAACACCAATCTCCAATCAAATCCTCCAATCTGAGGTTCTCCAGCGTTGCCCAGGTACTGGAAGGTGTTCCAGTCAATAACATCAATCACTGGACACACCACGGCTGAAGGCTCGTCCTTTATTCTACaggttttaaagatttttaacaaAGCCAGATGAATATTCATTtctcacaaaacaaacagtaaTGCAGCATGTTGTTTAGGTGTGACCAGAACAAAAGCATGCACATTTTGTAATGCAAAAAGAGAGAGCAAATTTCTAACCAAATTGAATGAAACATATTCATATTTGAGGTTTGTAGAGAGGAGTTTATCAGTCTCACCTCTGGAGTAAAGGCTCCAACCAGCCTTCATGGCACTCACAGTGGCAATCGAGGAAGGTCAGCACTTCTCCTGTGGCAATGGAAGCCCCCAGGAGCCGTGCTCGCACCAAACCCTCTCTCTTCCTTGCTCGGATCAGACGCACCTTTTTGAGATTGGCGATGTAGTTCTCTAGAGGCTCCTTTAAATGATCTGTTGGTCAAATGCATGAGAACTTCTCAGTAAAAGCTGCAGACCTAGAGGGAACAAAAACTTAGGACAGAAATAAAGGATGCTAATTGGCTTTTATATAAAGGAGCAACTTGCCTTTTCACCACAGGGTGGAGCTGAGACTGTTATTACTGTGGTATTTCACCGATTAGAATTAAGTTTTCAAACCTAATTTTTGTGCTCCTTGGGGATGTGTGTGTCCTCTTTGTGCTGTGCCTGGATCTAAATTAACTAATGActgttaaataagtaaatatgtacactattttattaatatctacTTATAGTTTTACTcaagattaaagattaaagactcttttttttcttgtttttcttctttgttaatgtttcaAGTAAAAAAGGAAACATAAAAGATAGTATAAATTGGGTAAgactttgtttatatatatactttaaatcaGTGTCTGATTTACACACACATTGTTTGTCATTGTTTGGTTAGAAATTAGCAAACATTTCACTAAGGAAACATACAACAGTACAGTACTTTCACCTTTTTCTAAAGAACATGGGAGTGGTGTCTGCACATGAAAAACTGTCTGGTAGCAATAGCCacgtttccactgtcaggccaaaAGCGggtgtgctagtgcgtgccagggccagtcgcgtttccactgtcactttcggtgcttgatcgtgcctcgtcggggcTTCGACGGCCCGGGTTTTTTGGCCTgatgaaaaccttgggccaaagcgggctaGAGGAGTGattatgaacaaaggcagagtttctcaCCGTCTGGAGAGCGTCTGCGTCACAGATCATAACAGAATCATAACAGCGGATCATAACAGAAAGTtaagctataacaccagcattaaagactttttaaaataagttgagctcaaaacgcACTTTCAGTCATCAGCGAATGTTTGAAATagcttgatccgatgtggattataatcagcatacaaggcagaaatatttataagcaatgcAAAAGACAATGCACGataggcattaacattaccatagtaaacatggtaaatgtgccCCCTTGAAGAAGCTTCTTATTCTcaatcacaatcgtgtatttatttagtaacttatattatctgtcataagtctcgtcccGAGAGTTTAGCCCCACTTAAcccatgtcataaaaatataaatgtttttctttttgttcgggagcttttataaaaatatagaaatgatcATTATTTCTAAATATGATGTATATAAGCtattgttacttcaaataaacagactcgactgaataagcaggatAACGCTTTTCTGTGTGACATTTTCAATTATGATAATTCAtcatgatcaatgtatcacttattatagtaaaacatcatgcttttggatttaaatatttaacaaagcatgcaaacaaacgtgtttgttttgtgatcgcgctatttccagtgacttatttctttattagttttctgataacttctatTTGTTGGTGTAATGATGGGGTTTCGTGACGTTGTTTCTGAGTGGCGTGTGAAGGGTGGGTTTTAGTCAAACTTCTGGCAAGACGGTGGAAACGCTGTGCTGttttggcctcggtgctacacgcccgaggctattagccccaccCAGCCCGTTTAAAGCACTGGCTCAcactggcccaacagtggaaacacggctaatgttAGTTTTGTGGATGGTTCCTAGGTGTCTCAAATCAAAGATGCACCAAACTCAACCTAATATGATttagtttttaaacatttgatcTTTTTTCCCCatactttattttgattttctCTACATAAACAGAATCTATCACACGATTACAGATACACTTGATTGAAGTTATTAGCTATAcctttaatattttcattcatttgatCTTATGATAAGCATGTACTCAAAGGAAGCATGAGAAGTTTTCATTCAGACTGATACCTCGGTCACTGTAGTCATCTACCAGAATGATTTCAGTCAGCAGCAGGTCCGGTGAGGTCTCCAGGACACTGTGCACTGTCCTCAGTAGTGTGGACCAGGCTTCATTGTAGAAGGCTATCACTACTGATGTTGAGGGCAGGCTCGGATAGTCATATTTCAGGTTTCTACATCTGAATAGACAGATCTTGTTAGATAATGCCTTGCTTCCTACATCGTCAGACCGCATTCTTGTTTACAGTGTCATTATACGAAGATAAAATAtcacataaaataaaagaaaatattaattccAACTTAGAAATACATAGCTAAAATAAGCATCACAGATGCATCTGTTCAACCCCAATGCTCATAATAAAATGACAACATgataacaaaataacaaacatgacgcaaataataaatacaaaaacaacaacaaagaaaaacagtTCAGTAATATTTggcttgttattttattttttatatttatttattacctatCAGAGTAAAACTAACTGCaaatataattataacaatacACACCCTTTAGATTTGGGATGGGTTATTGGCCTATAGTTTGACttcatatgtttttttgtgtCCATAAAAGGGTCTGACtgcaatatatttattaattatcctAAAAACTCATAATTTTTGTGAGATAACcaataaaaagtttttataaaaattctaaatttatTTGAGTATGaccaactgttatagcgccataTTGAACTTTGTTACTTTGTAGACGGTCCCTATCTGTAATCGCACATTAAACATTGAGGCAAGATAGGGActgtttacaaaaacatttacaactttTATGGCTTGCAATAAATCGTGGAGGACTGAAACTAATAACTGTATCATGTATATAACattcaaatgttattaaaataaacccatttaaaaacattagatcAAACATTTATGATATTTTAAGGCTGGATATCTCACAAATACCAAACTTTAAACATTAATGTCCAGCATGGACACTTACAGTGGGTTCCATCTTTCAGGCAGCCTGCGATGTAGTGATATCCTATCGCTCACATAAGTGTTTATCTGATGTTTTTTGatgctctcctcctcctctcgctTCTCTTCTTCGGTCAGgtccagtttaacagctctaccCATCTCTCCCAGAGCATTAACGTCTAGAGGAGGCTTCTCGTAAACAGGTTTCTTCAGTAATTCCTCGTCCACATTTTTGTGCTGCTCAACTGTAACTTCTCTTCGACTCGCCAGTCCGACATCACTGTGTGTGCTCCTATGAAACACTAAATATCCCACTACAAAAGCCCCGAGAATGTACAGAATGAGCTTGGGCCGACTCCGTCTGCCACATATTGCCATAATGTGTCCTTTTTGTCCGCCTTGGTGCCCTCAAACTGTTTGTCATCCAAAGTTCAATCTCGTGAAGAGTTGGAGTTCGAAGAAAGTTCGCCAAGGTAAGAGGACCTCGTTTTCAAAGTGCCAGATTTCATTTTAAAGTCGACTACAGTGAAGGGCAAACTATCCAAGCAGACCGAAAGTTGGTCATTTAATCTGTGACAGAAAGCCACTGTTGAGGTGTGATCGACATGAACGGGCGAGCAGAGCCGGTTGAAGACAGGGGAGGAGTTGAAAGCACTTCCGTTAAAGTGAACGCTTTGGGTGCGTTCGACATGATTAAACGCGTGTCGTTTTACTGATCGGCTACTATAGTATCATTGTTGCAATCGGGGAGGAGTTGAGAAGAGGAAAAGTCAAGCCGAACACGTTCTGCTTCCGTGTATCTGCAGAAACTACATTAATTTACGGGAGACAcgtgaaaatgaacaaaaatcaTATTCACAGACGCCAAAAGGAAGTTTATGCAAAACGATGGAAACGTAATTAAACCATGTGAATGATCCGTCATTTTATACTGATCAGATGAATTGactgtaatattaataaacagaaacataagaactttttttgttgttgttgtagttccAAGTCAGTATCTTGGCTTGGCTTAGATGTCCAAATGCGTAAACAATATGCATCTAAAACTATCTTTGAGAAGTTATGCATAAtctaaaaaatatgcattttacctCTACCTCCAGTAAACTCATATCACAATCCATAAACAAGACCACTGCATCAGTTATTTGATAAATCTTGTGAAAACCAAAAAATAGTTGAGGAAATCTGAGATCAAATTTCCAAAACTTTTTCAGACTCCTTTTTGACAACATGAGAAACCAAAACAAATGAAGTAATTTAAGCATTGAATTTGCATTGAAGTTTGGTGCAACTGTCTATCCACAGTTTTgaagcttttattaaaaaaaaaaaaaaaaaaaaattggaaaaactCTTTTTTTCCTCTGGTTACGATATGGTTtgtgttataaaatgttttatcccTGATGTCAGTGCCCTCAGTAACCCCTACAAGAGAACCATTTACaggtttacttattttaatttttaacaagTATAGTAGTTTCAATGAACAAGTTTtagatattctttttaaaaaacgTTTACTGGTTTTGAGCCACAGCCATACAGCGGCACAACCTACAGttctacagagcactgagcaggGCTGTAGATTGGTGCAGAGAGGGATTTGCACAATCAGATTAGCAGGCTTGTTTGTCAGATAAGGCCAGCAGAACTGGAAGAAAGAAATCCAGGTCAAATCACAGAGAATCTTCCGGGTCACACACTGTGACAGAACGTTAATCCAAATCCATTTAGTGCATGTCCGCTTTATAAACACTGTTATGCCTAACCTTTTAGCAACACACTTCTTTTTAACTATTTGAAGGTTGTATATCAAGTTTCTATTTGAAGTGTATATTAACTCCTGTAGACATCACTTCTCTCACAATTTCTACAATATCACATAGTTTTGTATTTGTTCAATAAATTTGAACATATTTGCATGAAACAGTATTTGCCTCATCCATTCCCTtcttataaacaacattttataataaatatgtaagatGATCCATGTAGCAAGCAAAATTTATGTTTATccaaattaatgtttaattattgaTTAGGCCTTCAGAGAGGTGAAATGGTAATTTGAGTGCTACAGTTTTTTTGATTGAACACTCTTATTGTAAAAGATCCAAAGAGTGTTGTAATAATCTATGGTACACTGAACACAATGCTGCACAGTCATTTACCACATACAGTATAAAACAGCTTTTCTAACATGTCCAATCAGACATCAGAGTAAAATGCAGGCTGCTATTTACTTCATAACACCCCATATATGttctattgtatttttgagattGAGTTTTGCAAAAATTATGAGGGTTGTGTAACAGATTCTCCCTTTAATAGCAAACTGCCAACTATCTAAATGAACAGAACAGCTTTTAGAGGAAATCAAGTTGTTTGAACTACCACCGAATGACCTCATGGGAAATGTGATGAGTCCTTCATGTCTAATTTCCATCTTACTCATTGCAGCAATATTCCGAGAGGAACCAGAAACAAACATAATTGGTATCATACAAGGGGATCTTTCAAGCACCTATTGCCCACAATCCAATCAAAAGTCATAGGAGAAAGTacagctttatttatatagttgcATGGCACACCTGGAAAGTGTGCTATGAAAGATTTGAAGCTAAACCTCGTGTGGTTTCTCGTGATCTGGTTTACTTAAGAGGCTCGGGTCACAAATTTCAAACTGTGCAGCGAACACCTTATTTTATGGGGATGTGACTTTACCTGATAACATTTTATCTGAATGCATTTAAGTGtaacaaaaacattgaaataaaacaatagaataataaataataataataaaaaaaacagttttgattCTAATCCCACTTGTTAATTCTCCCACCACTAGATGGCACAGCAACAAAGTCAAGGACAGGTCACATTGTCAAAATAAACAAACCACcagaataaatgtaacatttagaaCTTTAATTTAACTTATTGAGACAAAAATACTTTGTATATTTTTCCatgttccaaaaatacttcatTACAGTCGATCAGTAAAACACATGATCACCACAAACTGTGCTTTATCAGTAGTAATTCAAATTTCATGTTCACTTTCCCACAGTCCCTAAACTGACAATTACAAAAGGATGAGACCTAAaaaaatatgttgccattttaaatgcattttagtgcAAAAATAAAGGTATTATGCATGTACAGTTATTTACGATATAATTTTTTCAAGATATTTACCAAAACTTACTGATACATTATTCAGTTATGTATGAAAGCTGGGAGACTCGTGATAAAAGcacttaccatatttttcggacaataagtcgcacctgagtataagtcgcatcagtccaaaaatacgtcatgatgagtaaaaaaacatatataagtcgcattggactataagtcgcatttatttagaactaagAACCAAgcgaaaacattactgtctacagccgccagtgggcactctatgctgctcagtgtagactacagaagcactgagcagcatagagcgccctctcgcggctgtagaaggtaatgttttctcctggttcacttgtcttggttcatttctcttggttcatgtcaaattaattttgataaataagtcgcacctgactataagtcgcaggaccagccaaactatgaaaaaaagtgtgatttatagtccggaaaatacggtagtcacATTTATGAATTTAACTTAGGGTAATATCTTGATAAAGTACTGTAATATTCTGATTAGTGAAggaaaatgcactttttaaaaaagatTCTGTCTGAACAGGCACTTTCTGGTGAGTCAATAAATTTCCAGCAATTAATTTTTCTTAAAAACTAttaactggtaaaaaaaaaataaaaaaaggaaaaaaaaggataATTCCCAAATGTGTACTAGAGAAAAAACTTGGTTTTGGACAACCAGTTTAGGATTTGAAAGATTTGGTCCAACAATTGCGTTACATTTTATACCAACTCTGAATTACAGTTTCTGTAATCTACTTCAAATTGAAGTGTTACATGCATTATTAACAAACTACTTGAACACTGCTGTTAGTGTGAGTGAGACTTAAAATGCTGGTACAGTTCCACAACAACAGTGTGCCAAAATAGTTTATGCAGCTCAAACAAAATCAGGTGAAAAGACCCTAAATTCCCTAGTAATACAAAAAACAGCctcaaaatgacataaaatataacaagaaaacaacaatGACAATCAGGACAAACCCACTCATGACATCCTCAAATCAGTCACTTCtgatacaattaaataaaatcgcTGTGCAGTTGATCTAAAGATTAGTTACTGCTAAGTCTAAAAATGATTCACTAGAAGCATATAGTGCATCAGTGTAAACAAAAATGCTGTTCCAACATGCTGGATGGTTGAATTTGCTACAATGTGTTTCTTAATAGTTGTAATATGCACTTTGGACTTATAATAGCACATTGAATTTCTCTAACAAAGAAACACAAGAATTGGCACTACAAGTATGTCCACTTTGGTTTGCAGAGGCACTATATGGAGGGATGGGTCCCATTTTCATGCCTGTTCTTCAATGCTTTTTTAATGTCAAGTCAAAAGTGACATTCTTTTTgataattgcacttacatccaaGTTCATGTGGGTTTTAAAGTCACTCAAAGCTCCAGTACTGATGTTTGTCTCCAGGAGAGCAACTTCTCATCTGGATATCTGCACGGCCGTCTTCTGTGCGGTAGGAGGTGATACACATGTTTGAATGAGGGTGATATATGCTGCCATCCTGAAAAGACACAAATGACAGATAAGGAATTTTTGGCATTAAGGTGCAACAACAGAGCAGATCTGatatacaataactttttttgtttcttatctCGTCCTGTTTGCTGATGGCAGTCTCATCCTGTTTGCTGATGGCAGTTCAGTGATAATGTGAGCTGTAGGCGAGCAGACTTACGTCTCTGAACTCCCATATGATACCGGGAGGTCTGGGAGCACCGTCTTGTGGACAATGCTTCATCCCTATGTGTGTCATTCCATCCTGAACCTCAGCACACAGCTCTGTCACGGAGTTAAACCGAATCTCCTTTTGAGATGTGTACTCGAAGTACtgagaaaaaggaagaaaaaaaatttgttttaaaataaatttgtcacatttgcatatttttaaaattgcattttatatttggGGTTTAATTCTTTGTAACTGTTAGCTGTTTAAAATGGGGATGGCATGGATGGAATGTTTTTATGCCTAGATATTCTACATATATATCTGTAATGTCTGTCTGAGGGGAGAAGTGCAAACAGGTTGTGGCTGGGGTGAGAGGGGTCTGTGATGATAGCCACGTTCACACCATATCAGAAATACTGCGATTACGAGATAACAACTAGTAAAAAGCATTCACATCATCGTAGAACTCATAATTACAAACCcggttccaaaaa
Proteins encoded:
- the galnt12 gene encoding polypeptide N-acetylgalactosaminyltransferase 12, yielding MAICGRRSRPKLILYILGAFVVGYLVFHRSTHSDVGLASRREVTVEQHKNVDEELLKKPVYEKPPLDVNALGEMGRAVKLDLTEEEKREEEESIKKHQINTYVSDRISLHRRLPERWNPLCRNLKYDYPSLPSTSVVIAFYNEAWSTLLRTVHSVLETSPDLLLTEIILVDDYSDRDHLKEPLENYIANLKKVRLIRARKREGLVRARLLGASIATGEVLTFLDCHCECHEGWLEPLLQRIKDEPSAVVCPVIDVIDWNTFQYLGNAGEPQIGGFDWRLVFTWHTIPEHEQKRRSSPTDVIRSPTMAGGLFAVNKKYFHYLGTYDTGMEVWGGENLEFSFRIWQCGGSLEIHPCSHVGHVFPKKAPYSRSKALSNSVRAAEVWMDEYKEVYYHRSPHARLEAYGDVTDRRKLRMRLGCKDFKWLLENIYPEIQVPEDRPGMFGMLKNKGMANYCFDYNPPDDHNMVGHRVILYPCHGMGQNQFFEYSTLQEIRYNTRDPAGCVVADPVSTFLTMHHCSKSREAVPEDQKFLFREDGSLYHVQTQKCVEAVARTDTGSPGPALRPCSDSTSQKWFFEERT